A single genomic interval of Pseudomonas sp. FeN3W harbors:
- a CDS encoding NADH:ubiquinone reductase (Na(+)-transporting) subunit D, translating into MIMSQPTVKEVLLNPIFNNNPIGLQILGICSALAVTSNLNTALVMSVALTLVVAFSNLFISMIRSQIPNSIRMIVQMVIIASLVILVDQVLKAYAFSLSKQLSVFVGLIITNCIVMGRAEAFAMQNPPMLSFFDGIGNGLGYSAMLIALGFIRELTGAGKLMGYTILPVVNDGGWYQPNGMMLLPPSAFFLIGLFIWGIRAWKKEQVEKPAFKMAPQVSNKEAY; encoded by the coding sequence GCTCAATCCGATCTTCAATAACAACCCCATCGGCCTGCAGATTCTCGGAATCTGCTCGGCGCTGGCGGTCACGTCCAACCTGAACACGGCGCTGGTGATGTCTGTCGCGCTGACCCTGGTGGTGGCGTTTTCCAACCTGTTCATCTCGATGATCCGCAGCCAGATCCCCAACTCGATCCGCATGATCGTGCAGATGGTGATCATCGCCTCGCTGGTGATCCTAGTGGATCAGGTGCTCAAGGCCTATGCGTTCTCGCTGTCCAAGCAGCTCTCGGTGTTCGTCGGTCTGATCATCACCAACTGCATCGTGATGGGGCGTGCGGAAGCGTTTGCCATGCAGAACCCGCCAATGCTGTCGTTCTTCGACGGTATCGGCAACGGTCTGGGCTATAGCGCCATGCTGATTGCACTCGGCTTCATTCGCGAGCTGACTGGTGCTGGCAAACTGATGGGTTACACCATTCTGCCCGTCGTCAACGACGGCGGTTGGTATCAGCCCAACGGCATGATGCTGCTGCCGCCTTCGGCATTCTTCCTGATCGGTCTGTTCATCTGGGGCATTCGTGCCTGGAAGAAGGAGCAGGTCGAAAAGCCTGCCTTCAAGATGGCGCCGCAAGTCTCGAACAAGGAGGCTTACTAA